From Candidatus Rhabdochlamydia sp. T3358, a single genomic window includes:
- a CDS encoding phosphoribosyltransferase family protein, producing MNRFIVGVLLFTSVSLSQKAFANIENPPMSVYSSVEVDPFITYEEVKERINQVAKQLAFDYKSEEIVLVMVMKGALCLAVDLIRAISFPCTIEYMQTSSYGMKGEYRGGLEIKGVEALNLESKNVLLVDDIFDSGNTLSQVYQALAKKNPKSLKSLVLVSRNIPRDIDYRPDYVLFNIEEEDGFIVGCGFDYKEHYRGLKDVYLLKDLQAISDF from the coding sequence ATGAATAGATTTATTGTAGGGGTTTTATTATTTACATCGGTTAGTCTTTCACAAAAAGCTTTTGCCAACATAGAAAATCCACCCATGTCGGTATATTCTTCTGTAGAAGTAGACCCATTTATTACTTATGAAGAGGTAAAAGAGAGAATTAACCAAGTAGCTAAGCAATTAGCTTTTGATTATAAAAGCGAAGAAATTGTTCTTGTGATGGTTATGAAAGGAGCTCTTTGTTTAGCTGTTGATTTAATTCGAGCGATTTCTTTTCCTTGTACTATTGAATATATGCAAACAAGTAGTTATGGAATGAAAGGAGAATATAGAGGGGGTTTAGAGATAAAAGGGGTAGAGGCTCTAAATCTAGAATCTAAAAATGTGCTTCTTGTTGATGACATTTTTGACTCTGGTAATACACTTTCCCAAGTGTATCAAGCGCTTGCTAAAAAAAATCCAAAATCTTTAAAATCACTAGTTTTAGTTTCTAGAAATATTCCTCGAGATATAGATTATCGACCTGATTATGTTCTATTTAACATAGAAGAAGAAGATGGATTTATTGTAGGTTGTGGATTTGATTACAAAGAACACTATCGAGGATTAAAAGATGTTTATCTTTTAAAAGATTTACAAGCAATTTCAGATTTTTAG
- the accB gene encoding acetyl-CoA carboxylase biotin carboxyl carrier protein, producing MDLKEIKDLMTAMRKAGIQKLIIKKREGDELQLETQTDSNMSSIGSPSAQHNKEQTFFHSPSVHSSEKLSPLVKEEKPGQHITAPLVGTIYHSASPDDEPFVKVGDMVQEDTVLCIIEAMKVMNEVKAGKSGKIAEILVENGHPVEFGTKMFRIV from the coding sequence GTGGATTTGAAGGAAATTAAAGATTTGATGACCGCTATGCGAAAAGCAGGTATTCAAAAACTGATCATTAAAAAAAGAGAAGGAGATGAGCTACAGCTAGAAACACAAACTGACTCTAATATGTCGTCTATTGGTTCCCCATCTGCACAGCACAACAAAGAGCAGACTTTTTTCCATTCTCCTTCCGTACACTCATCAGAAAAACTTTCTCCTCTTGTAAAAGAAGAAAAACCAGGGCAACATATTACAGCTCCTTTAGTAGGTACGATTTATCATTCTGCTTCACCAGACGATGAACCGTTTGTCAAAGTAGGAGATATGGTTCAAGAGGATACGGTTCTCTGTATTATTGAAGCAATGAAGGTTATGAATGAAGTAAAAGCAGGAAAAAGCGGCAAAATTGCAGAAATTCTTGTAGAAAACGGACATCCCGTAGAATTTGGAACTAAAATGTTCCGCATTGTATAA
- a CDS encoding elongation factor P, translated as MITGNQISPGMILSIDGKMYKVESCVKVTVAKDNPFVKTTLKDLLTEEVLEKNFKLNQTVADAAPLERSLEYLYLEKENYLFLDIGNLEQVLVPSQIIGNKVNYLKEGTSLKAIFYGDAVFSIELPQFLELVVLKTEEMESALKMTNSTKIALLETGAKIEVPVFIESGDIIKIDTQTNEYIQRV; from the coding sequence ATGATAACAGGCAATCAAATTTCTCCCGGAATGATTCTTTCTATTGACGGTAAAATGTATAAAGTAGAGTCCTGTGTTAAGGTAACCGTTGCTAAAGATAATCCTTTTGTTAAAACAACGCTTAAAGATCTTTTGACAGAAGAGGTATTGGAGAAAAATTTTAAACTCAATCAAACAGTAGCAGATGCTGCTCCTCTTGAGCGATCTCTAGAATACCTATATCTAGAAAAAGAAAATTATTTGTTCCTTGATATAGGAAATTTAGAACAGGTCTTAGTTCCCTCTCAGATTATTGGCAATAAAGTAAATTATTTGAAAGAAGGGACCTCCTTAAAAGCCATATTTTATGGCGATGCTGTTTTTTCTATTGAACTACCCCAGTTTTTAGAACTTGTTGTACTTAAAACAGAAGAAATGGAATCGGCATTAAAAATGACTAATTCTACGAAAATAGCTTTATTAGAAACTGGAGCTAAAATTGAAGTGCCTGTTTTTATCGAATCTGGAGATATTATAAAGATAGATACACAAACAAATGAATACATTCAGAGGGTTTAA
- a CDS encoding RHS repeat domain-containing protein, producing MLPFNGQIISIEYDHQGTSFGEISYSYDRKGNVLSKTDPFGLTSNFVYDENDHLIEVIDAMGNRSFYEYNSFGNLIKIILPNGSVREIQYDEFERPISLK from the coding sequence TTGCTGCCCTTTAACGGACAGATCATATCAATAGAATATGATCATCAAGGTACAAGTTTTGGAGAAATAAGCTACTCTTATGACCGAAAAGGAAATGTTTTATCAAAAACCGATCCTTTTGGATTAACATCGAATTTTGTATATGATGAAAATGACCATTTAATCGAAGTAATCGACGCTATGGGGAATAGGAGCTTCTATGAATATAATTCATTTGGCAATTTGATTAAAATCATCTTGCCAAATGGTTCAGTTAGAGAGATCCAATATGATGAATTTGAGCGCCCTATTTCTTTGAAATGA
- a CDS encoding YitT family protein, whose product MSKPSFKITKHHILSFLWITIGALLAAVSVRIFLIPNQLIDGGIVGIALIFGRLYGDGYLSFILIALNLPFIYLAYKYIRRSFVIHMLVAVLLFAGFLSVLRQSPPFIADSLEIIVFGGAILGVGVGLIIRHGGCLDGTEILAIIINRKKGFTVGQVVLFVNVFIFGAYGLIFQDWHIALQSLMTYIVAFKMMDLVIVGLDEIKSVLIMSSKSKELSHAIINELGLGLTIMHGKGGFSGDAKEIIFVIVERLDLAELKEIVLREDPSAFMAIEDLHEVVYGKKTNAPYKKRSRFKSIP is encoded by the coding sequence ATGAGCAAACCTTCTTTTAAAATTACCAAGCATCATATACTTAGTTTTCTTTGGATAACTATAGGAGCGCTTTTAGCTGCTGTTTCCGTAAGAATATTTCTGATCCCTAATCAGTTAATCGACGGTGGAATTGTAGGTATTGCTCTAATCTTTGGGCGTTTATATGGTGACGGATATCTATCTTTTATTCTAATCGCTTTAAATCTACCTTTTATCTATCTGGCATATAAATATATCCGTAGATCTTTTGTAATACACATGCTAGTTGCCGTATTACTATTTGCAGGATTTTTAAGTGTTTTACGCCAATCCCCTCCTTTTATAGCAGACTCTTTAGAAATTATTGTATTTGGCGGTGCTATTTTAGGGGTTGGAGTGGGACTCATTATTCGCCATGGAGGATGCTTAGATGGCACGGAAATCCTAGCGATTATTATTAATCGCAAGAAGGGATTTACAGTGGGACAGGTTGTTCTATTTGTAAACGTATTTATCTTCGGCGCTTATGGATTGATTTTTCAAGACTGGCACATTGCTCTGCAGTCCTTAATGACCTATATTGTTGCTTTCAAAATGATGGACCTGGTGATTGTAGGCCTTGATGAAATAAAATCTGTGCTTATTATGTCCTCAAAATCTAAAGAGCTTTCCCACGCCATTATTAATGAGTTAGGCCTTGGTTTAACAATCATGCATGGCAAGGGAGGTTTTTCTGGAGATGCTAAAGAGATTATTTTTGTAATAGTTGAACGCTTAGACCTTGCTGAGCTAAAAGAAATTGTCTTAAGAGAAGATCCTAGTGCTTTTATGGCCATTGAAGATCTACATGAAGTGGTATATGGAAAAAAAACCAATGCTCCTTATAAAAAACGCTCTCGTTTTAAGTCTATACCCTAG
- a CDS encoding HAD family hydrolase: MLIIFDLDDTLVKTSDCITHILLERSLHAMVNKGFKAHNFYQALFLLRELNKQASNAEEALKEFVVSMHEDFKFILIGKEQLTEFTLDMPILPLELAVETLHLLKKKKHSLCLVTIGKDSLQRQKLEKAGIDPILFSKIIVSEDKNKKPHYEKLLAEFKYSPEQVMVCGDRISVDLEPAIQLNCKTIHVLCGRGLSTKEKTSKAKITYRISSLVELSDLKELR; the protein is encoded by the coding sequence TTGTTAATTATCTTTGATCTTGATGATACACTAGTTAAGACATCTGATTGTATTACACATATATTGCTGGAACGTAGCTTGCATGCAATGGTAAATAAAGGTTTTAAAGCGCATAACTTCTATCAAGCTCTCTTTCTTTTAAGAGAGCTGAATAAGCAAGCTTCAAATGCAGAAGAAGCTTTAAAAGAATTTGTTGTTAGTATGCATGAGGATTTTAAATTTATCCTTATTGGCAAAGAACAACTCACTGAGTTTACATTAGATATGCCTATTCTTCCCTTAGAATTAGCTGTTGAAACCCTGCATTTATTAAAGAAAAAAAAACATAGTTTATGTTTGGTAACAATAGGAAAAGATTCTTTGCAAAGGCAAAAATTAGAAAAAGCTGGTATTGATCCAATTCTTTTTAGTAAGATCATTGTATCTGAAGATAAAAATAAAAAGCCTCATTACGAAAAGCTTTTAGCAGAATTTAAGTATAGCCCAGAGCAAGTGATGGTTTGCGGGGATCGAATCTCTGTGGATCTTGAGCCAGCAATACAATTAAATTGCAAGACAATACATGTATTATGTGGAAGAGGCTTAAGCACTAAAGAAAAAACATCTAAAGCTAAAATCACTTATCGCATTTCGAGCTTAGTAGAGTTAAGCGACTTAAAAGAGTTAAGATAA
- a CDS encoding aspartate kinase: protein MKKIVLKFGGAALADLGSFCRICQIIKAKLSSYSVCVVVSAMQGVTDQLLQLARKMDPSPHTRELDMLSSTGEIFSMTLLAMALHKEGIEAISLTGEQAGIITSSCHGNAKIIDVNKERLSRELESGKVVIVAGFQGVSKKKEITTLGRGGSDITAVALAIALSSEIVQFYKDVKGIYSMDPKIHPDAELLKNVSYEKALELVKNQNKIIHPRCIALAAAHQISLQVLSFLHPNSIGTTVSDLSCAKKPNFLYEWKHSYLS, encoded by the coding sequence ATGAAAAAAATTGTTTTAAAATTTGGAGGGGCTGCTTTAGCTGATTTGGGATCTTTTTGTAGAATTTGCCAAATCATAAAAGCTAAGCTAAGCTCTTACTCTGTTTGCGTTGTGGTGAGTGCAATGCAAGGCGTAACCGACCAACTTCTCCAATTGGCCAGGAAAATGGATCCTAGCCCCCACACAAGAGAATTAGATATGCTTTCTTCCACAGGGGAGATCTTTAGTATGACTCTTCTAGCAATGGCTCTTCACAAAGAAGGGATAGAGGCTATTAGCTTAACAGGAGAACAAGCCGGTATTATTACTTCCTCATGTCATGGAAATGCAAAGATTATCGATGTAAATAAAGAGCGATTATCCAGAGAATTAGAATCAGGGAAGGTAGTGATTGTAGCTGGTTTTCAAGGGGTTAGTAAAAAAAAAGAGATTACCACTTTAGGTAGAGGTGGTTCTGATATAACAGCTGTTGCTCTTGCCATTGCACTTTCCTCTGAAATTGTTCAATTCTATAAAGATGTTAAGGGGATTTATTCGATGGATCCAAAAATCCATCCCGATGCGGAACTGTTAAAAAACGTTTCGTATGAAAAAGCACTAGAATTAGTAAAAAATCAAAATAAAATTATTCATCCTCGCTGTATTGCTTTGGCTGCAGCTCATCAAATTAGCCTACAAGTGCTCTCTTTTCTTCATCCAAATTCCATAGGAACTACAGTTAGTGATTTGAGCTGTGCAAAAAAACCAAATTTTTTGTATGAATGGAAGCACAGCTATTTATCTTAA
- the rpe gene encoding ribulose-phosphate 3-epimerase: MKRSLIQVIPSILSADFGNLALEAKKAEECGADALHIDIMDGHFVSNLSLGPKAVAAINRATNLFLDVHLMMYNPYDYVEQFVKAGADRITFHFEATEDVEETLQFIQKCGIEAGLAFCPETSPSMMIKFLDKCDLLLLMTVNPGRGGQKFMPEVLEKIQFARDICKQMKLSLAIQVDGGINDQTARKCVEAGANVLVSGSYIYSAPNMAQAITILKTLK, from the coding sequence ATGAAACGCTCTTTGATCCAAGTTATCCCTTCTATTCTTTCCGCTGATTTTGGCAATTTGGCTTTAGAGGCTAAAAAAGCAGAAGAATGTGGTGCAGATGCATTGCATATCGATATTATGGATGGACACTTTGTTTCTAATTTAAGTTTGGGACCTAAAGCTGTTGCAGCAATTAACCGCGCAACAAACCTTTTTCTAGATGTGCATTTGATGATGTATAACCCTTACGATTACGTGGAGCAGTTTGTAAAAGCTGGTGCTGACCGCATTACTTTTCACTTTGAAGCAACCGAAGACGTAGAAGAAACCCTTCAATTTATTCAAAAATGCGGGATCGAAGCTGGCTTAGCTTTTTGTCCAGAGACAAGCCCATCTATGATGATTAAGTTTTTGGATAAATGTGATTTACTTCTTTTAATGACAGTAAATCCAGGGCGTGGCGGACAGAAATTCATGCCTGAGGTACTAGAAAAAATTCAATTTGCACGTGATATTTGTAAACAGATGAAGTTATCTCTTGCCATCCAAGTAGATGGGGGAATAAATGATCAGACAGCTCGCAAATGTGTAGAAGCAGGAGCGAATGTCTTAGTATCAGGAAGCTACATTTATAGTGCACCAAATATGGCCCAAGCAATCACTATTTTGAAAACTCTTAAGTAG
- a CDS encoding IS3 family transposase, giving the protein MSHVYSQHKISERRACELIHVSRSSYRYKKVTSKNEEIKSKLKEIAYERKRFGYRRLHILLRRTGYKINHKKTYRLYKESHLKLRKTSKKKRYRNNEKRPSILPMRANQKWAMDFMTDNLTTGKKLRVFNVVDVFSRECPVIEIGTSMPSSKVIEILDNLALERGLPETLKVDNGPEYTSEAIRKWANEKGINLEYIPPGRPMENGHIESFNGKFREECLNQNAFKNMSEAKKIVEEWRVDYNELRPHSALGYKTPIEFLREQVC; this is encoded by the coding sequence GTGAGCCATGTATACTCACAGCATAAAATAAGTGAAAGGCGAGCTTGTGAGCTTATACATGTGTCAAGATCCAGTTATCGTTACAAAAAAGTTACAAGCAAAAATGAAGAGATAAAGAGTAAATTAAAAGAAATTGCCTATGAGAGGAAAAGGTTTGGCTATAGACGTTTACACATTTTGCTGAGAAGAACTGGATATAAAATAAACCATAAAAAGACCTATCGCCTTTACAAGGAGAGCCATTTAAAATTGAGAAAAACCAGTAAAAAGAAACGCTATAGAAATAACGAAAAAAGGCCCTCGATACTACCCATGAGGGCGAATCAAAAATGGGCAATGGATTTTATGACAGATAATCTTACAACAGGTAAAAAGCTAAGGGTTTTTAACGTAGTTGATGTGTTTAGCAGAGAGTGTCCCGTTATAGAAATAGGAACTTCAATGCCTTCATCAAAAGTGATAGAAATATTAGATAATTTAGCTTTGGAAAGAGGACTTCCAGAGACACTTAAAGTTGATAACGGGCCTGAGTATACTTCAGAAGCTATTCGTAAATGGGCAAATGAGAAAGGAATCAACCTGGAGTATATTCCTCCGGGAAGACCAATGGAAAATGGGCACATTGAGAGCTTTAACGGAAAATTTCGAGAAGAGTGTTTAAACCAAAATGCCTTCAAAAATATGTCAGAAGCAAAAAAGATTGTTGAAGAATGGAGGGTTGATTATAACGAACTTCGTCCTCACAGTGCTTTAGGATATAAAACACCTATTGAATTTTTAAGGGAGCAAGTTTGTTAA
- a CDS encoding transposase, which yields MKNSRFTEEQIIQILKEGEGGSIADILRRYNIAKGTYYAWRSKYSGLELPEIKRLKKLEEENRKLKQLLAEAQLDIVALKDIVSKKW from the coding sequence ATGAAGAACAGCCGATTTACTGAGGAACAAATCATCCAGATACTTAAAGAAGGAGAAGGAGGATCTATAGCAGATATTTTGAGGCGTTATAATATTGCAAAAGGAACGTATTATGCATGGCGTTCAAAATACTCTGGACTAGAACTACCTGAAATTAAAAGGCTAAAAAAGCTAGAAGAAGAGAACAGAAAATTAAAACAACTACTAGCGGAAGCACAACTTGATATAGTAGCCTTAAAGGATATTGTATCAAAAAAGTGGTAG
- the rfbA gene encoding glucose-1-phosphate thymidylyltransferase RfbA, with amino-acid sequence MKGIILAGGKGTRLYPVTIGVCKQLLPVFDKPMIYYPLAALMLSGIREILLISRLEDRPHFQQLFKDGSDLGISISYALQEKPEGIAQAFLIGESFINQENVALILGDNIFYGHQLPQLLKESSSFMEGATIFGYEVKDPHRYGVLEFDINQEIVDIVEKPLHPKSNFAVTGLYYYDHQVVSIAKQLKPSRRGEYEITDLNKFYLRKKQLRVKLFERGFAWLDTGTHDALQQASLYVKTIQERQGIYVACLEEIAYQMGFIDLDQLQKAASLFVGTDYGKYLNKLVQKENVKLARV; translated from the coding sequence ATGAAAGGGATTATTCTTGCAGGGGGTAAAGGCACTAGACTCTATCCTGTTACAATCGGTGTGTGTAAACAGCTCTTACCTGTATTTGATAAGCCTATGATTTATTACCCTTTAGCTGCTCTCATGCTATCTGGCATTAGAGAGATTTTACTTATTTCTAGATTAGAAGATAGACCGCATTTTCAACAGCTTTTTAAAGATGGTTCAGATTTAGGAATTTCTATTTCTTATGCACTACAAGAAAAACCAGAGGGGATTGCTCAAGCTTTTTTAATAGGAGAGTCTTTTATCAATCAAGAGAATGTAGCCTTAATTTTAGGAGATAATATTTTCTATGGCCATCAGCTTCCTCAGTTGCTAAAAGAGTCTTCTTCTTTTATGGAAGGAGCTACTATTTTCGGCTATGAGGTAAAAGATCCCCATCGTTATGGAGTATTAGAATTTGATATAAACCAAGAAATAGTTGATATCGTAGAAAAACCTCTTCATCCCAAGTCCAACTTTGCAGTTACAGGTCTTTATTATTATGATCATCAAGTAGTCTCTATTGCTAAACAGCTAAAACCATCTAGAAGAGGGGAATATGAGATTACCGATCTAAATAAGTTTTACTTAAGAAAAAAGCAACTACGGGTGAAATTATTCGAGCGTGGTTTTGCATGGTTAGATACAGGAACCCATGATGCGCTTCAGCAAGCTTCTTTATATGTAAAAACAATCCAAGAAAGACAAGGGATTTATGTTGCTTGTCTAGAAGAGATTGCCTATCAAATGGGTTTTATTGATCTAGATCAATTACAAAAAGCAGCATCGCTTTTTGTAGGTACAGATTACGGTAAGTATTTAAATAAGCTTGTACAAAAAGAGAATGTGAAATTAGCTAGGGTATAG
- the accC gene encoding acetyl-CoA carboxylase biotin carboxylase subunit: MQKVLIANRGEIAVRIIQACHDLGLQTVAVYSQADAEALHVLHADEAICIGEPPLLKSYLKIPNILSACEVTGADAIHPGYGFLSENANFASICESCGVNFIGPSAQTIALLGDKAQAKATAKSVKCPVIPGSKGVISDVKEALKEAKQIGFPIFIKASAGGGGKGIRIAHTVEEFVRQFSAAKTEAETIFNNSDVYLEKMIVNPRHIEIQILGDKYGNYVHLGERDCTVQRRRQKLIEEAPSPLLSPSLRKKMGEAAIEIVKAAHYYSVGTVEFLLDENKNFYFMEVNTRIQVEHTITEELTGIDLVKEQIKVAMGEKLKIKQKDICFDGHVIQCRINAEKPANHFTPCPGVLEYYIPPVGPHVRVDSACYSGYRISPYYDSMIAKLIVKGKDRKEAIAVAKRALREFHIGGIDSTIAFHLFMLEDKCFLNNEYFIDYIDLLIAEGCNFTKPKE, translated from the coding sequence ATGCAGAAAGTCTTAATTGCTAATCGAGGTGAAATTGCTGTACGGATTATTCAAGCATGTCATGACTTAGGTCTACAAACAGTTGCTGTATATTCTCAGGCAGATGCAGAAGCGCTGCATGTGTTACATGCAGATGAAGCAATCTGTATAGGAGAGCCGCCTCTCTTAAAATCCTATCTCAAAATACCCAATATTTTATCTGCATGTGAAGTAACAGGGGCAGATGCCATTCATCCAGGATATGGTTTCCTAAGTGAAAATGCGAATTTTGCCTCTATTTGTGAAAGCTGTGGAGTAAACTTTATTGGGCCTTCTGCTCAAACAATCGCTCTTTTAGGAGATAAAGCTCAGGCAAAAGCCACTGCAAAAAGCGTTAAGTGTCCTGTAATACCAGGTTCAAAAGGTGTAATTTCAGATGTAAAAGAGGCATTAAAAGAAGCTAAGCAAATAGGGTTTCCTATATTTATTAAAGCATCTGCTGGTGGTGGTGGTAAAGGGATTCGTATCGCTCATACAGTTGAAGAATTTGTAAGACAGTTCTCTGCCGCAAAAACGGAAGCTGAAACCATTTTTAATAACTCAGATGTTTATCTAGAAAAAATGATTGTAAATCCTCGCCATATTGAGATACAGATCTTAGGAGATAAATATGGAAATTATGTACATTTAGGAGAAAGGGACTGCACTGTTCAGAGAAGAAGACAAAAATTAATCGAAGAAGCTCCTTCTCCTTTATTAAGCCCTTCTTTACGTAAAAAAATGGGAGAAGCTGCCATTGAAATTGTTAAGGCTGCTCATTATTATTCCGTAGGAACAGTTGAGTTTTTACTAGATGAAAATAAAAATTTCTACTTTATGGAAGTAAATACGCGTATTCAAGTGGAGCATACCATTACAGAAGAGTTAACAGGTATTGACTTAGTCAAAGAGCAGATTAAAGTAGCAATGGGTGAAAAATTGAAAATCAAGCAAAAGGATATTTGTTTTGATGGGCATGTTATTCAATGCCGAATTAATGCAGAAAAACCTGCAAATCATTTTACGCCTTGCCCTGGAGTATTAGAATATTATATTCCTCCTGTAGGTCCTCATGTGCGTGTAGATAGCGCTTGTTACTCTGGCTATCGGATTTCACCCTATTACGATTCAATGATTGCTAAATTAATTGTAAAAGGGAAAGACCGCAAAGAAGCAATTGCAGTTGCCAAAAGAGCTTTAAGGGAGTTTCATATTGGTGGGATAGATTCTACAATTGCCTTCCACTTATTTATGTTAGAAGATAAATGTTTTTTAAATAACGAGTATTTCATCGATTATATTGATCTGCTAATTGCAGAAGGATGTAATTTTACTAAACCTAAAGAATAG
- a CDS encoding phosphoribosyltransferase family protein, with amino-acid sequence MSIYSTLELDLLISMDEIQDKIAKIALQLEADYKDQEIVIVMIMKGAICLVADLIRAISLPCVVESIQASSYGARGKIRGNLQIKGIEALDLFSKNVLLVDDIFDSGNTLFQVHQALAEKKPKSLKSLVLLSKNVSDLEYQPDYLLFSIENRFVVGYGLDYKEYYRGLKGIYLFKETTSSLQ; translated from the coding sequence ATGTCTATATATTCCACTTTAGAATTAGATCTACTTATCTCTATGGATGAAATTCAGGATAAGATTGCTAAAATAGCGCTCCAACTAGAAGCTGATTACAAGGATCAAGAAATTGTGATTGTTATGATCATGAAAGGTGCTATTTGTTTAGTTGCTGACTTAATAAGAGCTATTTCTTTGCCTTGTGTAGTAGAAAGCATTCAAGCAAGCAGCTATGGAGCTCGTGGGAAAATCAGAGGGAACCTGCAAATAAAGGGAATAGAAGCCCTAGATCTATTCTCTAAGAACGTACTTCTTGTTGATGATATTTTTGATTCTGGCAATACGCTCTTTCAAGTACATCAAGCGCTTGCTGAAAAAAAGCCCAAATCTTTAAAATCATTGGTTCTGCTTTCTAAAAATGTCTCTGATTTAGAGTATCAACCCGATTACCTATTATTCTCTATAGAAAACCGATTTGTGGTGGGTTATGGCTTGGATTACAAAGAATACTATCGTGGATTAAAAGGAATCTACCTTTTTAAAGAGACAACTTCAAGCCTTCAATAA
- a CDS encoding gluconeogenesis factor YvcK family protein: MKKVVIIGGGTGNFTVLRGLKDYPVDLSAIVSMADDGGSTGILRDELGVLPPGDVRQCLIALSNSSNMMRSLMNYRFENGGLEGHSFGNLLLSALEKVTGSFEKAVEEMGKILFIKGKVIPVTTHQVRLKMLLSNRKLLEGEREVYLSHEIDQGYKSIYLEPFPKANPHAIDEIMNADVIVLGPGGLHTSLIPNLLVEGLSAALRASTAKKAFVVNLMNRKGQTTGFKVSNYLEEIVRFIGKDIFDYILVNNEPPPQELIEVYSDEGQIVENDLKGDRIIASPLLGGPKEVPKKDLLKRSLIRHDSKKLAQELIKIVNYL; encoded by the coding sequence ATGAAAAAAGTAGTTATAATCGGTGGTGGAACAGGTAATTTTACCGTTTTAAGAGGTTTAAAAGATTATCCTGTTGATTTAAGTGCTATTGTTTCTATGGCTGATGATGGAGGAAGCACAGGAATTTTGCGAGATGAACTAGGAGTATTACCTCCTGGAGATGTCAGGCAATGTTTGATTGCTCTTTCAAACTCTTCCAATATGATGCGCTCTTTAATGAATTATCGTTTTGAGAACGGAGGTTTAGAAGGGCATAGTTTTGGAAATCTTCTTCTTTCAGCATTAGAGAAAGTAACAGGCAGTTTTGAAAAAGCTGTAGAAGAAATGGGTAAAATTTTATTTATCAAAGGTAAAGTTATTCCTGTTACCACCCATCAGGTGCGTTTAAAAATGCTCTTAAGCAATCGAAAATTACTAGAAGGAGAAAGGGAAGTATATCTTTCTCATGAGATTGATCAAGGGTATAAAAGTATTTATCTAGAACCATTTCCTAAGGCAAATCCACATGCAATTGATGAAATTATGAATGCCGATGTGATTGTTTTAGGCCCAGGAGGGCTACATACCTCTTTAATTCCTAACTTGCTTGTTGAAGGACTAAGCGCAGCTCTTCGCGCTTCCACAGCAAAAAAAGCATTTGTGGTGAACTTAATGAACCGCAAAGGGCAAACTACCGGGTTTAAAGTCAGCAATTATTTAGAAGAAATTGTTCGTTTTATTGGGAAAGATATTTTTGATTATATTTTGGTTAATAATGAGCCCCCTCCTCAGGAATTAATAGAGGTCTATTCCGATGAAGGTCAAATTGTAGAAAATGATTTAAAAGGAGATCGAATCATAGCTTCTCCTCTTTTGGGGGGTCCAAAAGAAGTTCCTAAAAAAGATTTGTTAAAAAGAAGCCTTATTCGTCATGATTCTAAAAAATTAGCCCAAGAGTTGATAAAAATTGTTAATTATCTTTGA